DNA sequence from the Parascardovia denticolens DSM 10105 = JCM 12538 genome:
CCAGGATAGTCCCGATACGGGCGAAGTCATCTATGGTCACGGAGCCAAGATCGGCTACTTCGCTCAGGAACACGACACTTTGGATGAGACGGCCACCGTTTTGGAAAATCTGCGGCACGTGGCCCCGCAACTGGATGACACCCGCACGAGGGCGATCCTGGGCTCCTTCCTTTTCTCCGGCGATGACGCCTTCAAACTGACTTCCGTCCTCTCCGGCGGGGAAAAGACCCGTCTGGCTTTGGCCACCCTGGTCACGTCCGGCGCCAACGTCCTTCTCTTGGATGAGCCCACCAACAACCTGGATCCCGCTTCCCGCGAAGAAATCCTCAAGGCCATTGCCAAGTATGAAGGGGCCATCGTCCTGGTCACCCATGATGAAGGCGCGGTCAAGGCCCTCAATCCTGAACGGGTCCTTCTCCTGCCTGATGGGGATGAGGACCTCTGGGATGACGGCTATCTGGACCTGGTGGCGGAAGAGTAGCCTTCAGCCCCGTCTACTATGGTTCACATTCCAAGCTCCGTCCAAAAGGCCTCTCGTTGCAGCAGCTTCAATATCATTAAACCAACTGATTGCTTTTGAACCACGATATCCACAATGTTTCCAATTTGAATCAAAGAGTTTTGGATTATAGCCTTTCCTCACATCTCCTACGGCCTGTGAGATATCGCCAGCCGTATCCCAACAACTATAAAGTTTTCCATCGCTCGCGACAACAAGACCTGCTCTCTCAAAAGGATCCCCACATGTGCCGCAGTGCATGCGCATAAATTTGGTTGATGCATGCAGTTCATTTTCTGCAAGCAATTTATAGATATGGTAAATTTGTCTAATCAATTCTCCTTTTTCCCAATTTGAATCATGATAGCTGTCAGTATCATCGATAAGTGCAAGGTTAATCCGAGCATGCTTACCTATCATGGTTCTTGATAAATCAATAATTAATTCATCAATGCTCCTGAGGTTTTGACTCGTTACATTAATTCTTATATTAAGTTTAATTCCACTGCCAACGACTAGTTTACATGCATTCATCACTTGACGATACGTTCCTCTGCCACTCCGATTTTTTCGGAATTTATTATGAAAATAAGAATTACCATCAAACGTAATCTGTACTTCATTACAGCCAATTTTATCGAGTATCTGCAGCGAATTGGGAGATATAAGAGTCCCATTTGTAATAACTGACACAGAACGAATTTGTATAAGAGCTCTCAGCTCCTTTACAAAGTCTCCAATATCATCTAAATACATGAGAGGTTCACCACCTAATAGAGACAAATCAATTTGTTTCATTCTTGCCCGATTCATTTCAGCAAAAATAAAATTTGCTATCTCTCTCTTATCACATATGTCTTTTTTGTGAATAGTCAGCTTCCAAATTCCTTTCTGCTCTTTTAAACTTTCGTGCTTTTGGTAACAATATGAGCAGGTGAGGTTACATGCGAACCCCGGATGATAGGCAACGGCGAATGCCGAGTCCCATGAGGACGAGGGGAAAACACCGCTTAAAGATGCTAAAGCCTCAGCGAATCGTTCATTGCTGAAAAGCCAAGCCAGTAAGTTTGGACATATCGCCGACATCGTATTCGTCGCAATAAGAGATGTGTGGCGACCCGTAATAACCGTTAGAGACATATAATACCGCCTAAATCGTTATAGATTGTCTGGTGACTAGTTATGCCACGTAGTCACCAGACAATTCTAGGGAAAAGACAAAGCAAAGCAATAATCACTGCTACCTATGCCTTGCTCCACACTTATCATCCCACCGCATCGGCTTAATCTTGATATTTAGAAGTCCAAGCAATTTTTTAATCATTTGAGTCACCTCCTTTCAGTTGGTAATTAAAGAGACTATTGAAGACTGGACTATGTTGAACAAGTTCGTCATATGTACCGCAATCAACAATCGTCCCAGAGTCAAAAATATAAATCATATCAGCAGCTTTGAGTGTCCAGGCCCGGTGGGTCACCAGGATGGTCAGCTTGTCTTTCCCTCGTTTCTTCAGTTCGTGGATGATCTCCTCTTCGGCGGCGGAATCGACGTTGCTGGTCGGTTCGTCGAAAACACGGACCGGGGCGTCCTGGACCAGGCTGCGGGCGATGGCCAGCCGCTGCCATTGTCCGCCTGAAAGATCGGCCCCGTCCCATTGAGCCCCCAACTGAGTGTCCAATCCGTCCGGCAGAGAGCGAACCAGATCTGCTTCACCGACCGATTCCAAGGAATCCCAGAGAAGCCTTTCCCGATCAGTCCGATTTCCGCCGCTGTCTGCCCTCCCTCTTCCTAAAGAGAGGTTTTCCCGAACCGTGAATTCGAAGTGGTTGTAATCCTGAACCATGAAGGACATGATCTCCGACTTCTTTTTCGGGCTCAGCTGGGACAGGTCGATTGTTTGGCTGATGGGCTTTCCCCGGCTTTGGCCTGATTTGAAAATCATGGAACCAGCCTGGGGCTTGACTGCCCCGGACAGGCATTTCAAAAGCGTGGTCTTACCGGCTCCGTTGCGCCCGACGAAAGCGATGAACTCGCCTTTCTTCGCCTTGAGGGACACATCATGGACGGCGGAGGCGTCAGCCTGTGGATAGGTGAAGGAAAGACCCGACAGGTCCAGTTCGAAATCGGCCTCCGGCGTCAGAAGCACGCCAGAGGAGAGTTCAGCGACTCCCTGACCCTTTGTCGCTATCCTTGGTATCGGAGGTTTCTCAGCCACCAACTTCTGCAAGCTGGAAATGGAGATGGAGGCCTGGACCATGTTGCCCAGCTCGTAGGCGACGCTGGCGGTTGCCTGCATGCCGGAGAGGACCCCCACGACCGACCCGGCTATGAGAGAGGGAGAAGCCCCTTCATAGAGGAGGGAGATGATGGCAAGGATCAGCAAGGCGCCGGAGACGACGCCGGCGACAAGGTCCGATTCCAAGCCAACCCGCTCGATCCCCTGGCTTAGTTCGCGTTGCCTGCGGTAGCAGGGCCGGGCCTTGCGGGCGACGAATCCCTGGGCTCCCAGAGTCGCCAGCTCGACGGCTGGACGTTCATAAGTGAGCTGGTTCTCCAGATATTCCCCATACCGACGGCTGCGCATGACCTTCGGCCATGTTCTTTGATCGAACTCCGCATAGACCATGGTGCCTATGACCGAGGGGAAAAGGCAGAGGAGGACGAGGATTGCGGCGACCCAGCTGGCCCGCCAAATCGTCACCATCAAGCTCAGACAAACGATCACGGAGGTGAAGACGGCGTTGATCGCCGCCACCTGCAGGGTGATGCTTCCCGAATTGACGGCTTCACGCGCCTGCCGCGCCAGATCGCCTTCCTCCTGGCTCCCGATTTCGTCTGGTCGCCTGCGAGACAAGGCCTCATTGATGGAGTTACGGCACCATTCGACCATGGGATTCTGGGTCATCCGCCACAAGTCGGAGACCACATTCCTCAATCCCAAATACCCTGCCACCAGGACCCCGGTGATGACGGACCAGGTCAGAGCCCGTGGACGACCGGGGAGGGAGAGGGCTTCGGTGAGCTTCCCAACCGATACCGTTTGCAGGCTGGGGACCAGGGATGCGACCAGACCCAGAATCAAAGCGGGAAGAACAAAACGCCAAGATGATTTAAATGCGACCCGGACGCACCAGGCGCAGGAGGAAAGAACCGTTCGCATTCGCTTCATATATGCCATTCCTTCCTTTCTTCATGGAGCCACTGTGAAGGCAAGTGAATTTCTGATTCGTATTTCTTTTATACATCATGATAGCCCTGATGGAATCTGACACGCCGCAGGGCCGGGGAACAAGCCGCCAGCCTTGCTCATATTCCGAAACCGGAAGGGCTTATCGGACCGAGTCGGGGCCTAAACTCGATGTATGACACTCCTGCAGCTTAAATACGTGGTCAAGATCGTGGAATGCGGCTCCATGAACGAAGCGTCCAAAGAGCTCTACATCTCCCAGCCCGCGCTCAGCTCCGCCATCAAGGAGCTGGAGAAGGAGATGAACATCGAGATCTTCACCCGCTCCCCCCAAGGAATCTCCTTGACCGTGGACGGGCAGGAATTCATCACCTACGCCCGGCAGATCCTGGACCAGACCGCCCTGCTGGAGAACCGATACAAGCACACCCGTCCTCGCAGACAACTTTGCCAGGTGGCCACCCAGCATTACATGTTCGCCGTGGAAGCCTTCGTGGAAATGATCAAGAACATGAACGCCGACGAATACGAGTTCGCCATCCGGGAGATGAGGACCAGGGACATCATCAACTCCGTGGCCAACATGCAGTCGGAGATCGGCATCATCTATACCTCCGATTTCAACCGGGACGTCATCTCCAAGCTCCTGAGGGAGAAAAGGCTGGTCTTCCACCCCCTCTTCCGGGCCAATCTCCATGTCTACCTATCCCGGACCAACCCCTTGGCCTCCAAGGAAAAAGTCACCTTGAAAGACTTGGAGCCCTACCCCTTCCTCCAATACGACCAGGGGGAGGAAGGCAGCTTCTACTTCTATGAAGAGGCGATTTGGCCGAAATACGCCCGCAAACAAATCAATGTGAGCGACCGCGCGACCATCTTCAACTTCATCGTCGGTCTGAACGGGTATACCATCTGCACGGGCATCAACAACGAAGACCTGGATAACGAGAAGATCATCGCCGTCCCCCTCGATAGCGACGTGACCATGCTCCTGGGCTGGATCGGTATGAGCCGGACCAACCTGTCCAAGGCCGGGGAAGGCTACCTGGCCCAGTTGAAGCAGGTGGTCCTTTCCCACGGCCTGTCTTTGGCGGAAGAGTAGAGGCGACCTTATTTCGACGCCCCGTAGAGGGCCAGATAATCCCGGGCGGCCTGATAGCGCTCAGCCGACAGGACCGGTTTCCCTTCCCCGTCCGTCAAAGTCCGGGCGGCTTCCAGGATCTGACGGATGGTGGCGATGGCGATGACCGGGAAACCGAATTCCCCGCTGACCGCCCGCACGGCGGATTGGTCGGAATCCTTGGTCTTCTCCATGCGGTCGACGGACAGGACCAAGCCGACGATGTCGACTTCGGCCGCGGCCTTCAGTTTGGGAACGACTTCATGGACGGCGGTGCCGGCGGTCATGACGTCATCGACCATGAGGACCCCCATGTCATCGGTCAGCTGGGTCCCGACGAAGAGGCCACCGTCCCCGTGGTCTTTGGCCTCTTTCCGGTCGAAAGTGTAGCCGACCGGACGGCCGGCCGCGGTCAAGGCCATGGAAGTGGATACGGCCAAAGGGATGCCCTTGTAGGCCGGGCCGAAGACGGTGCCGAAATCCGCCGGAATCTCCCCCTGGCTGATGGCCCTGACGATGGCCCTTTGGTAGAAAGAGCCTAGGCGGGAGATCTTCCCCCCATCGTCGAAGGCTCCGGCATTGATGAAATAAGGCGACCGTCGGCCGGATTTCAGGGTGAAGTCCCCGAATTTAAGGGCCTGGCAGTCCAAGAGGAAGGAGGTGAATTCCCGGCTGAGAGGGTCGACCAAGTCCGCCCCCTGATTTCCTTGCTGATTCATGGTCATGGCGTCCTTTCGCGGATGAATGGAAAAGGTTGATGCTCGGATAAATGGTTGGATGGATGCCCTTAATCCTGGCCCACCGGCCAGGTCTTTCCTTGGGCCAGAAGGGCGGACAGGTCGGGCCGTTCGTCCAGCAGGGAATCCAGGCCCAGGGCGACCTTCATCGGGGCGGTCGGATCGATCAAGGCCGCCGAGCCGACTTCCACAGCGTTGGCTCCGGCATAAAGGAATTCCAAAGCGTCTTCGGCCGTGGCTATGCCCCCGATCCCAATCAGGGGGATATGGGGCAAGGCCTGCCGCACCTTGTAGACCATGGCCAGGGCCATGGGGTGGATGGCCGGGCCGGACACGCCTCCGGTCACGTTGGCGATGATCGGCCTGCCGGTGCGGATGTCGATCCTCATCCCCACGAAGGTGTTGATCAGGCTGAGGGCGTCGGCCCCGTTGTCGACGGCCGCCCGGGCCACGGTCGTGATGTCGGTGATGTTGGGGGTCAGTTTGACGATCAGAGGCTTGTCGGCCAATGGGCGAAGCCTCTTCATGAGGACCTCCAGGGCCGCCGGGTCGGAGCCGACCGCCATGCCACCTGCGGACACGTTCGGACAGGACACGTTGATTTCCAACATGTCAGCCGGGCTATCCGCCAGCTTCTCCACCACCTGGCAGTAGTCGTCATTGCTATGGCCGGCCACGTTGGTCACCACGGTGGCCCCCAGGTGTTTCAACCGGGGAAGCTCATCCTGGAGGTAGACGTCCACGCCGGGATTCTGCAGACCGACGGCGTTCACCGTCCCTGCGGGGGATTCGGCCGACCGGGGGGCCGGGTTCCCCTCCCAGGGGATGGGAGAGACTCCTTTGGTGCTGACCGCTCCCAGCTGGGAGACGTCATAAAAGCGGCCGCAGGCGTCCAGGTTGAAGGTGCCGGAGGCCGTGCCCACCGGGTTCTTCCAAGGAACTCCGGCCACCACGGTGGGATGGTTCCAGGTCCGGGCCTGGATGCTGGCGGCGAAGAAGCCGTCTTCGTCCTCCCGGGCCGGGCTGCTTGCCACAGCATCGATCCCTTGGGCCCTGTCCATGTCCGCATCCATGCCCGCCTCGATTCCCATATTCGCATCCACGTCCATCATCCTTTCAGGCATCGCGCTTTCAAACCTCGTTCCAGCCTAATTCCTCGGAGCCGAAGGCCGGTCCATCCATGCAGATCTTCTTATAGCCGTGAATGGTGGGGGTCACGCAGGTGAAGCAGGCGCCGAAGCCGCAGCCCATCCGCTCCTCCAAAGAGAACTCGGCCTGTACGCCTTCCGTGGCCGCCCATCGGGCCACGGCCTTCATCATGACCGCCGGGCCACAGGAAAGGATGACGACCCGGGACTTGTCCTGTCCGGGGTTCTCTTTCATCCATCGGTCTAGGAGGTCGATGACGTTGCCTTCAGCGTTATCGATGGAGTATGCCTGAGAGACATACTTACCCACAGATTCATCGGCGAAATGAATGTTTCGATAACCGAAAAGGGAGACGGCCGACGAAGTCCCCATCCGGTTTATGTCCCTGGCGGCGGCGATGAGCGGAGGAACCCCCAGGCCGCCGCCGACCAGGAGGTAGGTCACCCCTTCTTTCAGGGCGAAAGGCCGACCAAGGGGGCCGAGGATGTCGATCGTCTCCCCTGCCTTCTTCCGGCTGATCTCCCTGGTCCCCTCACCCACCGTGGCGAAGAGGAAGGAGACCTGGTCCCCTTCGATGTCGCAGATGCCCAAAGGCCTGGGGAAAAGCCGCTGTGCGTCGCCGGTGAAGAAGTCGACGAATTGCCCCCCGCGGGCGTTGGAAGCCAGGTAAGGGTCTTCGATGACCATGCGACAGACCCCGCCCGTCAAGGCTTCCATGGAGATCAGGGGGACGGACCGGCGGGAGGGAAGGAACCCGTGTTCATGCCGCAGATGGGCGCTGGGCGCCGGCTCGGCTGCTGCGGTGCGGGTAGGGCTGAAACGAGGGGCGGTCATGGCGTCTCCTTGTGTGGATTGTCTGTTTTCATCTTATCAAGTCCGTGGTCGGGTATCCTGACTGACTGCTGGCATCCTGACTGGCTGGCTGGCGAACAAGGTCCGGTTTCCTTCCTCCCCGGCCCAGGATCGAGGTCAGGTCCTCCTTCATGACGATGACGGCCTTGCGGGCCGAGGAAGCCAAAAGGTCCAAGGCCTGATGGCGGTTCAGATCTTCGCTGTAGGCCGGGTTCGCCTTCCAAGCGCCGATGATCCCCCGGGAGGAATTGACGATCGCCCCCCGACCTTGACCATCGAAGAGGGCGGCCACGTCCGCAGCCGTGCCTCCTTGGGCCCCATAGCCGGGAACCAGGAAGAAGGTGCGGGGCATCCTCCGCCGGAAATCCTGTGCCAGCTGGGGATGGGTGGCCCCGATGACCGCGCCCAGGCGGGAGTATCCCGAATTCCCCTGGCTTTCCTTTCCCCATTCCTCCAAAAGACCGGCCACTTCCTGGCTGACGGTCTTCGCGCTGTCTTCGGCCCCGCTCTGGCCAGCCGTCCGCAAGTCCTGAAGCTGGCTGGAAGAGGGATTGGAGGTCTTGCAGAGGACGAAAATGTCCTTATCGTCCTGGATACAAGCGTCTAGGAAAGGGCGGATCCCGTCGATCCCCAGGTAGGGGTTGACCGTCACCGCGTCCTCATGCCAGACATCCTGGGAAGGCAGGCCGGGCAGGGCCGGGCTCCCGGACAGATGGGCGGCGTAGGCCTGGGCGGTGGAACCGATGTCCCCCCGCTTGACGTCCCCGAGGACGTAGAGGCCTTTGCTCTGGGCGTAGGCGCACGTGCGGGCGTAAACGTCCACCCCGGCCGGGCCCAAAGCCTCATACATGGCGATTTGCGGTTTGACCGCGGGGATCAGGTCGCTGACGGAGTCGATGATGGCCTGGTTGAAGACCAGATAAGCCTGGGCCAGGTCGTCCAGACCGGCCACCGTCTCTAGAAGCTGCTTGGGCAGGAGGCCTGGCTTAGGGTCCAAACCGACCACGCTGGGATTGCCGGTCCTTCTGATGGCTTCGATCAATCGGTCCATGGTTGTCCTTTCCTCTGTCCCTTCCTATTCTTCCCATCTCAGGGAATCGGCCTGGGCGCAGGAGATCCGGCCTCCCAGGATGGTGGCGACCACCCGGCTTTCGACCGTCCACCCCTGGAAGGGGGTGTTCCTGGCTTTGGACAGCCACCGGTCCGTCTGAATCCGGGTCTCCTCCCCCGTCTTCAGCAAAACCAGGTCCGGCTGGCCTTGGCCCCAGACGTCCTCGGATTCCGGGCCCTGGCCGGACTTCAAATCCACGCTTGACCTTAAATCCACGACGGATCCGGACAGGTGGGCCTCAATCTCGAAGACCTGGTCTTTCATCAACCGGGCAGGATTGACGCTCATCAATTCGATCAGGCGTCGGTGGGAGATGATGCCGGGGGCCACTAGACAGTGGTAGGCGACCCCGTAAGCCGATTCCAGCCCGATGACCCCGTTGGGGGCCGCGGCCAGACCGGCCGCCTTCTGCTCGGCTGTATGGGGGGCGTGATCGGTGGCCAGCATGTCGATAGTCCCGTCGGCCACGGCCTGGATGACGGCCTGCCGGTCCTTCGAAGAGCGCAGGGGGGGATTCATCTTGGCGGCCGGACCATAATCCTCCACAGACTTATCGTCCAAGGCGAGGTAATGAGGGGCCGTCTCGCAGGTGACCGGCAGGCCTTCGTCCTTGGCTTGGCGGATGGCCGCGCAGGAAGCGGCCGTGGAAATGTGTTGCAGATGGAGACGGACCCCCGTGCGGCGGACCAGGTCGATGTCGCGCGAGACCACGGCGATCTCCGTCGACTCCGGGATGCCGGGCAGGCCCAGGCGCCGGGCGACCGGGCCTTCGTTGAGGACCCCGGACTCATGATGTTCGCAATGGTCGATGAAGGGGATACCGGCCTCCAAGGCCATCGTGGCGACTTGGTCCACCAGGGCGGTCGGCACCGTCGCCCCGTCATCGGAGATGGCGATGACCGGGTGGGAGGGGAAAGCCAGGCCGGAGGCCCAATCCTCCATCCGGGACGGTTCCTGGCCTTGGCGGCCTAGGGAAGCGGCCACGCATAAGGCGTAATGGACCGGTAAAGGGCAGGAGTTGATCTTCGAGTAAGAGTCGAGATAGTCCAGGCTGGACCGGCAGCCTTGGCAACCGCCGGGGACCGTGGCCCCATCCAAGGCCGGCAGGGTGTTGGGCATGATGAGCACGCCTGTGTACCCTCCGTGGGCGGCCGCGCGCGAGCCGGTGACCATGTCCTCCTTCTCGGTCTGCCCCGGGTCGCGGAAATGGACATGGGGGTCGCGGAAACCGGGGGCGATAGTCAAGCCGGAACAATCGAGACGGACCTCCTGGCTTCGGTCCCCCTCCCGCCCCTCTTCCCACCCACCACTGGCGGGAAGGAGCAGGTCCACGGTCCGGCCGCTGTCCCAGACGGTCAGACCGGCCAACCGAAGAGGGGGATGCGGGGGAAAGATCCGGGGGGAATCCTGCCAGTCATGAGTCATAGGTCCTGCCTTTACGCCTGAATCGTTATCGTCGCTTTCAATCCTGGAACTTACAAATGGGCCAGTTCATCGCAATAATCGCACCGGTACTCGGTCACCTGGGGGTCGGAAGTCCTCACCAGGTGGAAAAGCTGGTCGAGCCCTCGCTCGCTGGTGGTGATGCACCGAGGGTTATGACAGGTGAGCACGTTGCGTACCCTCTGGGGAAGGGTGGGCTTGAGCTTCTCGGCGATCTGCCCTTCATGGACCACGTTGACCGTGGCGTCCGGGGCCACTAAGGCCAAGACGTGGAGGTCGACCTGGGTCCGCCCTTCGATCTTGATGATGTCCTTGGTCCCGTAGGACTGGCTGGCCGCGTTCATAATCAAGGCCAACCGGGTGGTCTTGGGGTCGATGTGAAGATAATTGAGGACCGTGAAGGACCTGCCCGCTGGCACATGGTCGATGATGATCCCCTCGTTGATGCTGGTCACTTCCATCGTCAGACCTCCTTGATCTCTTGGCGTTGAGCCTCTTCGTCGTCGATGAATCCCGGGGCCGGGTCCCCGATCAGGGAGCTTTCCAAAGCCATGCGCATGAGCATGCCCATCTTCACTTGCTGGAAGTAGGCCGCCCGGGGGTCCTCGTCCAGGTTGAAGGCAATCTCGTTGACCCGGGGCAGGGGGTGGAGTACGGCCATGTCCTTACGGGCGAAGGCCATCTTGTCCTCGTCCAGGATGTAGGTGTCCCGCAGGCGGAGGTAATCGTCCTCGTTGAAGAACCGTTCCTTCTGCACCCGTGTCATGTACAGCACGTCCAGGTCGCCGATGACGGCCTGCAGGTCGGTCACTTCCCGATAGGAGCAGGACGGGGTCTTGCGGATGAAGTCAAGCACGTAGTCGGGCGTTTTCAACTCCGGGGGGCTGATGAGGACGAAGTCGATATGGCCGAAACGGCACATGGTCTGGATCAGGGAATGGACCGTACGGCCGAAAGTGAGGTCCCCGCACAGGCCGATGGTCAGATGGTCCAGACGGCCGAAACGGGCCCGGATGGTGGCGATGTCGGCCAAGGTCTGGGTGGGATGCATATGTCCCCCATCCCCTCCGTTGATGACCGGGATGCTGGCCGCTTTGGCGGCCACCAAGGCGGCCCCTTCCTTAGGGTGCCGCATGG
Encoded proteins:
- the pyrB gene encoding aspartate carbamoyltransferase, which encodes MSVQPSPASPFHSLRGKSVVTLDSVSLDELDYLLRKADYFSQHPDQARLTCPGRILATLFFEPSTRTRLSFETAMLRLGGQVIGFAGAQLSSSTKGETVADTVKVVSNYADLVAMRHPKEGAALVAAKAASIPVINGGDGGHMHPTQTLADIATIRARFGRLDHLTIGLCGDLTFGRTVHSLIQTMCRFGHIDFVLISPPELKTPDYVLDFIRKTPSCSYREVTDLQAVIGDLDVLYMTRVQKERFFNEDDYLRLRDTYILDEDKMAFARKDMAVLHPLPRVNEIAFNLDEDPRAAYFQQVKMGMLMRMALESSLIGDPAPGFIDDEEAQRQEIKEV
- a CDS encoding LysR family transcriptional regulator, whose protein sequence is MTLLQLKYVVKIVECGSMNEASKELYISQPALSSAIKELEKEMNIEIFTRSPQGISLTVDGQEFITYARQILDQTALLENRYKHTRPRRQLCQVATQHYMFAVEAFVEMIKNMNADEYEFAIREMRTRDIINSVANMQSEIGIIYTSDFNRDVISKLLREKRLVFHPLFRANLHVYLSRTNPLASKEKVTLKDLEPYPFLQYDQGEEGSFYFYEEAIWPKYARKQINVSDRATIFNFIVGLNGYTICTGINNEDLDNEKIIAVPLDSDVTMLLGWIGMSRTNLSKAGEGYLAQLKQVVLSHGLSLAEE
- a CDS encoding aspartate carbamoyltransferase regulatory subunit; the protein is MEVTSINEGIIIDHVPAGRSFTVLNYLHIDPKTTRLALIMNAASQSYGTKDIIKIEGRTQVDLHVLALVAPDATVNVVHEGQIAEKLKPTLPQRVRNVLTCHNPRCITTSERGLDQLFHLVRTSDPQVTEYRCDYCDELAHL
- the pyrE gene encoding orotate phosphoribosyltransferase codes for the protein MTMNQQGNQGADLVDPLSREFTSFLLDCQALKFGDFTLKSGRRSPYFINAGAFDDGGKISRLGSFYQRAIVRAISQGEIPADFGTVFGPAYKGIPLAVSTSMALTAAGRPVGYTFDRKEAKDHGDGGLFVGTQLTDDMGVLMVDDVMTAGTAVHEVVPKLKAAAEVDIVGLVLSVDRMEKTKDSDQSAVRAVSGEFGFPVIAIATIRQILEAARTLTDGEGKPVLSAERYQAARDYLALYGASK
- the pyrF gene encoding orotidine-5'-phosphate decarboxylase, which codes for MDRLIEAIRRTGNPSVVGLDPKPGLLPKQLLETVAGLDDLAQAYLVFNQAIIDSVSDLIPAVKPQIAMYEALGPAGVDVYARTCAYAQSKGLYVLGDVKRGDIGSTAQAYAAHLSGSPALPGLPSQDVWHEDAVTVNPYLGIDGIRPFLDACIQDDKDIFVLCKTSNPSSSQLQDLRTAGQSGAEDSAKTVSQEVAGLLEEWGKESQGNSGYSRLGAVIGATHPQLAQDFRRRMPRTFFLVPGYGAQGGTAADVAALFDGQGRGAIVNSSRGIIGAWKANPAYSEDLNRHQALDLLASSARKAVIVMKEDLTSILGRGGRKPDLVRQPASQDASSQSGYPTTDLIR
- a CDS encoding dihydroorotate dehydrogenase electron transfer subunit, encoding MTAPRFSPTRTAAAEPAPSAHLRHEHGFLPSRRSVPLISMEALTGGVCRMVIEDPYLASNARGGQFVDFFTGDAQRLFPRPLGICDIEGDQVSFLFATVGEGTREISRKKAGETIDILGPLGRPFALKEGVTYLLVGGGLGVPPLIAAARDINRMGTSSAVSLFGYRNIHFADESVGKYVSQAYSIDNAEGNVIDLLDRWMKENPGQDKSRVVILSCGPAVMMKAVARWAATEGVQAEFSLEERMGCGFGACFTCVTPTIHGYKKICMDGPAFGSEELGWNEV
- a CDS encoding ATP-binding cassette domain-containing protein — encoded protein: MKRMRTVLSSCAWCVRVAFKSSWRFVLPALILGLVASLVPSLQTVSVGKLTEALSLPGRPRALTWSVITGVLVAGYLGLRNVVSDLWRMTQNPMVEWCRNSINEALSRRRPDEIGSQEEGDLARQAREAVNSGSITLQVAAINAVFTSVIVCLSLMVTIWRASWVAAILVLLCLFPSVIGTMVYAEFDQRTWPKVMRSRRYGEYLENQLTYERPAVELATLGAQGFVARKARPCYRRQRELSQGIERVGLESDLVAGVVSGALLILAIISLLYEGASPSLIAGSVVGVLSGMQATASVAYELGNMVQASISISSLQKLVAEKPPIPRIATKGQGVAELSSGVLLTPEADFELDLSGLSFTYPQADASAVHDVSLKAKKGEFIAFVGRNGAGKTTLLKCLSGAVKPQAGSMIFKSGQSRGKPISQTIDLSQLSPKKKSEIMSFMVQDYNHFEFTVRENLSLGRGRADSGGNRTDRERLLWDSLESVGEADLVRSLPDGLDTQLGAQWDGADLSGGQWQRLAIARSLVQDAPVRVFDEPTSNVDSAAEEEIIHELKKRGKDKLTILVTHRAWTLKAADMIYIFDSGTIVDCGTYDELVQHSPVFNSLFNYQLKGGDSND
- a CDS encoding dihydroorotate dehydrogenase, producing MMDVDANMGIEAGMDADMDRAQGIDAVASSPAREDEDGFFAASIQARTWNHPTVVAGVPWKNPVGTASGTFNLDACGRFYDVSQLGAVSTKGVSPIPWEGNPAPRSAESPAGTVNAVGLQNPGVDVYLQDELPRLKHLGATVVTNVAGHSNDDYCQVVEKLADSPADMLEINVSCPNVSAGGMAVGSDPAALEVLMKRLRPLADKPLIVKLTPNITDITTVARAAVDNGADALSLINTFVGMRIDIRTGRPIIANVTGGVSGPAIHPMALAMVYKVRQALPHIPLIGIGGIATAEDALEFLYAGANAVEVGSAALIDPTAPMKVALGLDSLLDERPDLSALLAQGKTWPVGQD
- a CDS encoding radical SAM protein — encoded protein: MSLTVITGRHTSLIATNTMSAICPNLLAWLFSNERFAEALASLSGVFPSSSWDSAFAVAYHPGFACNLTCSYCYQKHESLKEQKGIWKLTIHKKDICDKREIANFIFAEMNRARMKQIDLSLLGGEPLMYLDDIGDFVKELRALIQIRSVSVITNGTLISPNSLQILDKIGCNEVQITFDGNSYFHNKFRKNRSGRGTYRQVMNACKLVVGSGIKLNIRINVTSQNLRSIDELIIDLSRTMIGKHARINLALIDDTDSYHDSNWEKGELIRQIYHIYKLLAENELHASTKFMRMHCGTCGDPFERAGLVVASDGKLYSCWDTAGDISQAVGDVRKGYNPKLFDSNWKHCGYRGSKAISWFNDIEAAATRGLLDGAWNVNHSRRG
- a CDS encoding dihydroorotase, with translation MTHDWQDSPRIFPPHPPLRLAGLTVWDSGRTVDLLLPASGGWEEGREGDRSQEVRLDCSGLTIAPGFRDPHVHFRDPGQTEKEDMVTGSRAAAHGGYTGVLIMPNTLPALDGATVPGGCQGCRSSLDYLDSYSKINSCPLPVHYALCVAASLGRQGQEPSRMEDWASGLAFPSHPVIAISDDGATVPTALVDQVATMALEAGIPFIDHCEHHESGVLNEGPVARRLGLPGIPESTEIAVVSRDIDLVRRTGVRLHLQHISTAASCAAIRQAKDEGLPVTCETAPHYLALDDKSVEDYGPAAKMNPPLRSSKDRQAVIQAVADGTIDMLATDHAPHTAEQKAAGLAAAPNGVIGLESAYGVAYHCLVAPGIISHRRLIELMSVNPARLMKDQVFEIEAHLSGSVVDLRSSVDLKSGQGPESEDVWGQGQPDLVLLKTGEETRIQTDRWLSKARNTPFQGWTVESRVVATILGGRISCAQADSLRWEE